From a region of the Fischerella sp. JS2 genome:
- a CDS encoding O-antigen ligase family protein, with amino-acid sequence MTNDKEQMTKYRLPFLRHPDPKLQFLWNSAQVGLLIFPLVPLWGSVVLGIVLLGTWLIKYRSIIRQPHNLGFTLLSILLVISTVFAFDQKEAILGLSNFLPFILFFAAFSVLIQTPQQLRQLSWILVSTSVVVVVIGLGQLFFGWTTPRYWENIFGWAIASGGNPPGRMASTFMYANTLAGYLVIVFVLGLGLWLEEYQNSKLKTQNTRFINYSPLRFFSPTLSLLLLTLIVIFDFVGLILTNSRNAWAIAIFACLIYALYQGWHFLVAGVTAIATTILLAAFAPRPIAELFRKLVPAYFWARLNDQMYPDRPVGLLRKTQWQFAWTLTQQRPWTGWGLRNFTQLYQAKMHIWLGHPHNFFLMLSAETGLPATFLFCTLLGWIFIAGMQLLLNSKILKTEDKLIFFSYQVVFGVWVLFNTADVTLFDLRLNTLSWLIIAAISGVVYRSSQYDKFIAKHI; translated from the coding sequence ATGACTAATGACAAAGAACAAATGACCAAGTATAGATTACCTTTTTTACGTCATCCTGACCCTAAACTCCAATTTTTGTGGAATTCCGCCCAAGTAGGATTGCTAATCTTTCCATTAGTTCCATTGTGGGGAAGCGTGGTTTTGGGCATAGTATTGTTAGGAACATGGCTCATAAAATACCGCAGTATTATTCGTCAACCTCATAATTTAGGATTCACGCTTTTAAGTATATTACTCGTCATTAGTACTGTCTTTGCCTTTGATCAAAAGGAGGCAATTCTTGGTCTATCGAATTTCTTGCCATTCATTTTATTTTTTGCAGCTTTTAGTGTTTTAATTCAAACACCACAACAACTGCGACAGCTATCTTGGATTTTAGTGAGTACTTCTGTAGTGGTAGTCGTCATTGGCTTAGGACAATTGTTTTTTGGTTGGACTACACCACGATACTGGGAAAATATTTTTGGTTGGGCGATCGCATCAGGAGGAAACCCACCTGGTCGTATGGCTTCTACCTTCATGTACGCTAACACTTTGGCTGGTTACCTAGTAATAGTTTTTGTGCTGGGATTGGGTTTATGGTTAGAAGAGTATCAAAACTCAAAACTCAAAACTCAAAACACAAGATTCATTAATTATTCTCCCTTGCGTTTTTTTTCTCCCACTCTCTCACTACTTTTGCTTACCTTAATAGTAATTTTTGATTTTGTGGGATTAATTTTAACCAACTCACGCAATGCATGGGCGATCGCTATTTTTGCCTGTTTAATTTATGCACTTTATCAAGGTTGGCACTTTTTGGTAGCTGGTGTCACTGCCATAGCCACAACTATACTTTTAGCTGCTTTTGCTCCTCGACCGATCGCTGAATTATTTCGCAAATTAGTACCTGCTTACTTTTGGGCGCGGTTAAATGACCAAATGTATCCAGATAGACCAGTTGGTCTCCTCCGCAAAACTCAGTGGCAATTTGCCTGGACATTGACTCAGCAACGTCCTTGGACTGGTTGGGGTTTACGCAACTTTACCCAACTTTACCAAGCAAAAATGCATATTTGGTTGGGCCATCCCCACAACTTTTTTTTAATGCTATCTGCTGAAACTGGATTGCCCGCAACTTTTTTATTTTGCACTTTACTGGGCTGGATATTTATAGCAGGTATGCAACTGTTGCTAAATTCAAAAATTCTCAAAACCGAAGACAAATTAATATTTTTTAGTTATCAAGTAGTATTTGGAGTTTGGGTGTTATTTAATACAGCTGATGTTACTCTTTTTGATTTGCGACTAAATACGCTTTCGTGGTTAATAATCGCTGCTATTTCTGGCGTAGTTTATCGCTCTAGTCAGTACGATAAATTCATCGCCAAGCATATTTAG
- a CDS encoding YaaW family protein yields the protein MDELRAALELATEDELQDLTAILFSRKFNPLDYVQTPEPIEIQSQGREAWLDALEERFRFLAADGVTVLRGRTNQVTYRQALLQVCKHLKIPYSHDLSTIDLEAEVFLHLLGRVWKKLPEKEKQKLTAQVQRQLAKSQLNEPLPLSLQRDPLGLLLKGGSALAVTSVIQPLLLKQIARQFAIHFATYQVTKQAALEGGAAATMQFQNYVTLQMARRGMAVSAARYGAVRSVFAFLGPMMWAWFFADLGWRTIAVNYGRIIPTIFALAQIRLTRAECWEIA from the coding sequence TTGGATGAACTGAGGGCGGCACTCGAACTTGCAACCGAAGATGAATTGCAAGACTTAACGGCAATTCTGTTTAGCCGTAAGTTCAATCCCCTAGATTATGTTCAGACACCTGAACCGATAGAAATACAAAGCCAAGGTCGTGAAGCTTGGCTAGACGCACTAGAGGAACGCTTTCGTTTTTTGGCAGCCGATGGTGTAACGGTATTGCGAGGACGTACAAACCAGGTAACATATCGGCAAGCGCTACTCCAGGTATGTAAGCATTTAAAAATTCCTTATTCTCATGATTTATCAACTATTGATTTAGAAGCAGAAGTGTTTTTACATCTGCTGGGGCGGGTGTGGAAAAAATTGCCGGAAAAAGAAAAACAAAAACTAACTGCACAAGTGCAGCGTCAGTTGGCAAAATCACAACTGAATGAACCGCTACCACTTTCGTTGCAGCGTGACCCCTTAGGGTTACTTTTAAAAGGAGGTAGCGCTTTAGCTGTCACCTCTGTGATCCAGCCATTGTTGCTGAAGCAAATTGCCCGTCAATTTGCGATACATTTTGCTACCTATCAAGTCACCAAACAAGCCGCACTTGAAGGTGGAGCTGCTGCTACAATGCAGTTTCAAAACTATGTCACTTTGCAGATGGCACGACGGGGTATGGCTGTAAGTGCAGCTCGTTATGGTGCTGTTAGGAGTGTATTTGCATTTTTAGGGCCGATGATGTGGGCTTGGTTTTTTGCGGATTTAGGATGGAGAACGATCGCTGTTAACTATGGTCGAATAATTCCAACTATCTTTGCTTTAGCTCAAATTCGGCTCACTCGTGCAGAATGTTGGGAAATAGCTTGA
- a CDS encoding DUF3140 domain-containing protein produces MTKDTKSIIDEFHSSVNMTVKELQSWLQTDESQSVGQKDGDSESIGHKSGKKIVKFLENKKDKYNDDDISHMKKVISYIHRHLAQKPNGDVENTHWRYSLMN; encoded by the coding sequence ATGACTAAAGATACAAAATCAATAATTGATGAGTTTCATAGCTCAGTAAATATGACAGTCAAAGAACTCCAATCTTGGCTGCAAACAGACGAATCTCAATCTGTTGGTCAAAAAGATGGAGACTCAGAGTCCATAGGACATAAATCAGGGAAAAAAATTGTTAAATTTTTAGAAAATAAAAAAGATAAATATAATGATGACGACATTTCGCATATGAAAAAAGTCATCAGTTACATCCATCGTCACTTAGCACAAAAACCCAATGGAGATGTGGAAAATACACATTGGCGTTACTCATTAATGAATTAG
- a CDS encoding DUF2945 domain-containing protein codes for MTEEFKRGDKVKWNTSQGETTGEIKKKLTSSTEIKGHHVAASQENPEYLVESDKTGKQAAHKPDALEKIKE; via the coding sequence ATGACTGAAGAATTTAAAAGAGGAGATAAAGTAAAGTGGAATACATCTCAAGGTGAAACTACTGGTGAAATTAAAAAGAAACTCACCTCATCCACAGAAATCAAAGGACATCACGTAGCAGCTTCTCAAGAGAATCCAGAATACTTAGTTGAAAGTGATAAAACAGGCAAACAAGCTGCTCATAAACCAGATGCCCTTGAGAAAATAAAGGAATAA
- a CDS encoding COP23 domain-containing protein has product MSSSSSVLTKVARVSGIALLTASTTAAITYQPSYASGTTFFCAVSKGYPTTFAKTNNGRKIPMIRWVPNNYFSSKLSPVQRCREVSDRFQRSYDNGTLKTIISGTLNKQPVVCAAATTYDICNNSNLLFTLKRGTNAKQAVERLLDRNGLAAGRILNQNSDNTQIYVDFDTYLNSVKPEP; this is encoded by the coding sequence ATGAGCAGTAGTAGTTCCGTATTGACAAAAGTTGCGAGAGTTTCTGGTATTGCTTTGCTGACAGCATCTACCACAGCTGCAATTACCTATCAGCCTAGTTATGCCAGTGGTACAACCTTCTTTTGTGCTGTTAGCAAAGGTTATCCGACGACATTTGCCAAGACTAACAATGGAAGGAAAATACCAATGATTCGCTGGGTTCCGAACAATTACTTCTCCTCTAAGTTATCTCCTGTACAACGCTGTAGAGAAGTATCGGATAGATTTCAAAGAAGCTATGATAACGGTACTCTCAAAACCATTATTTCTGGTACGTTGAATAAACAACCTGTTGTATGTGCTGCTGCCACCACATATGATATTTGCAATAACAGTAATCTATTATTTACTCTCAAGCGTGGTACTAATGCTAAACAGGCTGTGGAAAGGCTGTTAGATCGTAATGGTTTAGCGGCGGGGAGAATACTTAATCAAAATAGTGATAATACCCAAATTTATGTTGATTTTGATACGTATCTCAACAGTGTTAAGCCTGAACCATAA
- a CDS encoding sulfite exporter TauE/SafE family protein, which produces MLDLWLLVTLGFLGSFGHCLGMCGPLAVAFSLSHQQEAGNWRQQIKFHTLLNLGRMLSYTLVGAGIGVLGSVLLASGQIAGVGSQLRQWIAIITGIMLIWFGLGHIKPDFLPRIPVLHPLLQGSLHNRLSSAMVKLSSQNSWWTPAALGMTWGFMPCGFLYVAQIKAAETGNLWMGAATMLAFGLGTLPMMLGVGVFTSVLSKDRRSQLFRLGGWVTLTIGVLTLLRTGDTMADYTGHAALILLMLALVARPISYLWAAPLRYRRALGVGAFVLAVVHAVHMMEHSLQWNLDAFWFLPPDFQLGMTAGAMALVLMTPAAVTSFDSLQKSLGKRWRQIHLLAIPALLLSAMHTVMIGSHYLGNKLTTILLGIITLGVLLIRTKFFWSILSLEKFYVSVSKSNRVE; this is translated from the coding sequence ATGTTAGATTTGTGGCTGCTCGTAACCTTAGGGTTCTTGGGAAGTTTTGGACATTGCTTAGGGATGTGTGGCCCTTTGGCTGTGGCTTTTTCTTTGTCTCATCAACAAGAAGCTGGTAACTGGCGGCAGCAAATCAAATTTCACACTCTGCTAAATTTGGGACGAATGCTGAGTTATACCCTAGTTGGTGCAGGGATTGGGGTACTGGGTTCTGTATTACTTGCTAGTGGTCAAATCGCAGGAGTTGGTAGCCAATTACGGCAGTGGATAGCAATTATCACTGGTATTATGTTGATTTGGTTTGGGTTAGGACACATCAAACCCGACTTCTTGCCGCGAATCCCAGTGTTACATCCTTTATTACAGGGAAGTTTGCACAACCGCTTGAGTAGCGCAATGGTCAAACTTTCCTCACAAAACAGTTGGTGGACACCAGCAGCTTTAGGCATGACTTGGGGTTTTATGCCCTGTGGTTTCTTGTATGTTGCCCAAATTAAAGCTGCGGAAACTGGTAATTTGTGGATGGGTGCAGCAACAATGCTGGCTTTTGGTTTGGGAACTTTGCCGATGATGTTGGGTGTAGGTGTGTTTACATCTGTATTGAGTAAAGACAGACGCAGTCAATTGTTTCGTTTGGGTGGTTGGGTAACTCTCACCATTGGTGTGCTGACACTGCTGCGGACTGGGGACACTATGGCAGATTATACCGGACATGCGGCACTGATCTTGTTAATGCTAGCACTTGTTGCTCGTCCGATAAGTTACTTGTGGGCAGCACCTTTACGTTATCGTCGTGCTTTAGGGGTAGGTGCTTTTGTACTTGCCGTTGTCCACGCTGTCCACATGATGGAACACTCGTTGCAATGGAATCTTGATGCTTTTTGGTTCTTACCACCTGATTTTCAGTTGGGTATGACTGCGGGTGCTATGGCGTTGGTATTGATGACTCCTGCTGCTGTAACGAGTTTTGATTCGTTGCAAAAGTCTTTAGGTAAGCGCTGGCGACAGATTCATTTACTGGCTATACCAGCCTTACTGTTGAGTGCTATGCATACTGTGATGATTGGTTCCCATTATTTGGGAAATAAATTAACGACAATACTCTTGGGAATAATTACTCTGGGGGTATTGCTAATAAGAACCAAATTTTTTTGGTCAATATTATCCTTAGAAAAGTTTTATGTATCTGTTAGTAAATCAAACCGTGTTGAATGA
- a CDS encoding ATP phosphoribosyltransferase regulatory subunit, translating to MVYQPPAGARDLLPLDVAQKCWIENRLQQVFHRWGYHRIITSTLERIDTLMAGGAIQRSTVIQLQNVEDEELGLRPELTASIARTAVTRMAGVTYPQRLYYNTNVFQRTSDYRRNQPQEFYQAGVELLGGGGLVADIEVLLLVADCLQALSINHWHLILGEAGVTQSLLQAFPANLRNQVRNAIAHLDRVAIDNLPLTEELRSRARIIMDLRGNSADVLQKVSSLDLDVPQQEAVNNLKSLVELLENQANFPLILDLSLIQTFDYYTGISFEVVSNTEAGARVLGRGGRYDQLLGQYHPQGENIPGIGFALFIEDLYQALSFSQQLPQTTPPTHCLVVAENHHAYGAAFAYAQKLRNSTHLVRVEMDLGGRDAEAIRQYARDRSIAQIAWVKADGSTKIESNN from the coding sequence ATGGTGTATCAACCACCAGCGGGAGCTAGGGATCTATTGCCCCTTGATGTAGCTCAGAAATGCTGGATAGAAAACAGGCTACAGCAGGTATTTCACCGCTGGGGATACCACAGAATTATCACCTCAACGTTAGAGCGGATAGATACGCTGATGGCGGGGGGTGCTATTCAACGTTCAACTGTAATTCAATTGCAAAATGTTGAAGACGAAGAATTGGGGCTGCGTCCAGAACTGACAGCCTCAATCGCTCGTACGGCTGTCACTCGTATGGCAGGAGTTACCTATCCCCAGCGTCTATACTACAATACCAATGTTTTCCAACGCACTTCGGATTATCGGCGCAATCAACCGCAGGAATTTTATCAAGCTGGGGTAGAGTTATTAGGTGGTGGTGGCTTAGTGGCTGATATAGAGGTATTGCTGTTAGTAGCAGATTGTTTGCAAGCACTCTCGATTAACCACTGGCATTTAATTTTGGGCGAAGCAGGAGTTACCCAATCGCTGTTGCAGGCATTTCCTGCTAACTTACGCAACCAAGTCCGCAATGCGATCGCCCATCTTGACAGAGTTGCGATCGACAATTTACCCCTAACTGAAGAATTACGTTCCCGTGCCAGAATAATCATGGATTTGCGGGGCAACAGTGCTGATGTTTTACAAAAAGTAAGTAGCCTGGATTTAGATGTTCCCCAACAAGAGGCGGTGAATAACCTGAAATCCTTGGTTGAATTACTAGAAAATCAGGCAAATTTCCCATTAATTCTAGATTTGAGCCTGATTCAAACCTTCGACTACTATACTGGCATTTCTTTTGAAGTAGTTAGTAATACCGAAGCCGGAGCAAGAGTATTAGGGCGTGGTGGCCGTTATGACCAGCTTTTAGGACAGTATCACCCCCAAGGCGAGAATATTCCGGGTATTGGTTTTGCGTTATTTATTGAAGATTTATATCAGGCTCTTTCTTTTTCTCAGCAACTACCGCAAACTACACCGCCTACTCACTGTTTAGTTGTAGCAGAAAACCATCATGCCTATGGTGCTGCTTTTGCCTACGCCCAAAAACTCCGTAACTCTACTCATCTAGTGCGAGTAGAAATGGATTTGGGAGGACGAGACGCCGAAGCAATTCGCCAATATGCACGCGATCGCTCTATTGCTCAGATCGCTTGGGTGAAAGCTGATGGCTCAACAAAAATAGAGTCAAATAATTAG
- a CDS encoding DnaJ domain-containing protein has product MSFKIDRGLFRYDFIDYHAILGVPINTDTKDIRKRYLKIARRLHPDSSAMSSKMEKQLASELLSKLVNPAYEKLSQEKNYTEYVIVLSQMGKRLFQESASVELTTDVAKQLVSISNVEQAYKVAIAKIAATQYDSLQQSIEVIAQISELNLVYLMRSAGKAVSTPPPPAKSIVNSSTLKPNTAAAPPPPPAPAKEDSAAEQYLRRAQTLIDKNQFAQAKVELQDALKLEPKNSRCHSLIALVYVKQNQLKMAKIHFDNALKLDPKDQVALTWKPKIEKALGLQPSNSKATSSPNAASKQPDKSGGGGLFGGLFGGKKK; this is encoded by the coding sequence ATGTCTTTTAAAATAGATCGTGGATTGTTTAGATATGATTTCATAGACTACCACGCAATTTTAGGTGTACCAATCAATACAGATACTAAAGATATCCGCAAACGTTATCTGAAAATAGCCCGCCGCCTGCACCCGGATAGTTCTGCTATGTCTAGTAAAATGGAAAAACAGCTAGCAAGCGAGTTGTTGTCAAAGTTAGTTAACCCTGCTTACGAGAAATTATCTCAAGAAAAAAATTATACAGAATACGTTATAGTTCTGTCGCAGATGGGCAAGCGTTTATTCCAAGAATCTGCTTCGGTGGAACTAACTACTGATGTTGCAAAACAATTAGTAAGTATATCTAATGTAGAACAAGCCTATAAAGTTGCGATCGCCAAAATTGCAGCAACTCAATATGATTCTTTGCAGCAATCAATTGAAGTCATTGCTCAAATCAGTGAATTGAATTTAGTTTACCTCATGCGGAGTGCTGGCAAAGCAGTCTCAACGCCACCGCCGCCTGCTAAATCCATCGTTAACTCCAGTACACTAAAGCCAAATACAGCAGCTGCACCTCCACCCCCACCAGCACCAGCCAAAGAAGATTCAGCAGCAGAACAGTATCTGCGTCGCGCTCAAACTTTAATTGACAAAAACCAATTTGCCCAAGCCAAGGTAGAGTTGCAAGATGCTCTGAAGCTAGAGCCTAAAAATAGTCGCTGTCATAGTCTGATTGCACTGGTATATGTGAAACAGAATCAGCTGAAAATGGCAAAAATTCACTTCGATAACGCCCTAAAATTAGACCCTAAAGATCAAGTAGCGTTGACATGGAAACCAAAAATAGAAAAGGCTTTAGGGCTACAACCTAGTAACTCTAAAGCGACCTCATCTCCTAACGCTGCAAGTAAGCAACCAGATAAGTCGGGAGGTGGCGGTTTGTTTGGAGGTTTGTTTGGTGGGAAGAAAAAATGA
- a CDS encoding inositol monophosphatase family protein: MTNLQIFLDVATEAALAAGAVLQGYLGKVEDAITEKGRPGDLVTVADKASEEVILQVLGRHFADHAILTEESGKLGNQENKFLWTIDPLDGTTNFAHQYPFFAVSIGLLINGVPQVGVIYDPFHDELFRAAQNLGATRNRRPIKVSDTSELGKSLLVTGFAYDRRETSDNNYAEFCHFTHLTQGVRRSGSASLDLAYVACGRLDGYWERGLSPWDIAAGIIIVREAGGKVTAYDRTPIKIESGRILATNGYIHEILSQELQQVPPWSAWK; encoded by the coding sequence ATGACTAATCTACAAATTTTTCTAGATGTTGCCACAGAAGCGGCGCTAGCTGCTGGTGCAGTTTTGCAAGGTTACTTGGGAAAGGTAGAAGACGCAATTACCGAAAAAGGACGACCTGGCGACTTAGTTACTGTCGCGGATAAAGCTTCAGAAGAAGTCATTTTACAAGTTTTGGGTCGTCACTTTGCTGATCATGCCATTCTTACAGAAGAATCTGGGAAACTGGGAAATCAAGAAAATAAGTTTCTTTGGACGATTGATCCTTTAGATGGTACAACAAACTTCGCTCATCAATACCCGTTTTTTGCTGTTTCTATCGGGTTACTAATCAATGGTGTTCCGCAAGTAGGTGTTATTTATGACCCTTTTCATGACGAACTATTTCGTGCAGCCCAAAATTTGGGTGCAACTCGTAACCGCCGTCCAATCAAAGTTTCAGACACTTCTGAATTAGGTAAAAGTCTACTGGTGACGGGATTTGCTTATGATCGCCGTGAAACTTCTGATAACAATTACGCAGAATTTTGTCACTTCACTCACCTTACCCAAGGAGTACGACGTAGTGGATCTGCATCCCTTGATTTAGCTTATGTAGCCTGTGGACGTCTTGATGGTTACTGGGAACGGGGTCTTTCTCCTTGGGATATTGCAGCAGGGATTATTATAGTGCGTGAAGCTGGCGGAAAAGTCACTGCTTATGATCGCACTCCGATAAAAATTGAGTCAGGTAGAATTTTGGCGACAAATGGATATATTCACGAAATTCTTAGTCAGGAACTCCAGCAAGTTCCACCTTGGTCTGCTTGGAAGTAA
- the ureG gene encoding urease accessory protein UreG has product MNAFRVGVAGPVGSGKTALVDALCKAMRDQYHIAVVTNDIYTQEDAQFLVRSQALSGDRIIGVETGGCPHTAIREDASMNLAAVEQLEARFSDLDLVFLESGGDNLAATFSPELVDLTIYVIDVAAGDKIPRKGGPGITKSDLLVINKTDLAPYVGADLSVMERDAKKMRGDKPFIFTNLKTKTGLADVIEFVTKNIC; this is encoded by the coding sequence ATGAATGCTTTTCGAGTCGGAGTTGCCGGGCCTGTAGGATCGGGAAAAACTGCTTTAGTCGATGCTTTGTGTAAAGCGATGCGTGATCAATACCACATTGCGGTGGTGACTAATGATATTTATACACAGGAAGATGCACAGTTTTTGGTACGTTCTCAAGCTTTAAGTGGCGATCGCATTATCGGTGTAGAGACTGGCGGTTGTCCTCACACTGCTATCCGGGAAGATGCTTCCATGAATTTAGCAGCAGTTGAACAGTTAGAAGCGCGTTTTTCTGATTTGGATTTAGTTTTTTTAGAAAGTGGCGGCGATAATTTAGCTGCTACTTTTAGCCCCGAATTAGTAGATTTAACAATTTACGTTATCGATGTTGCTGCTGGTGATAAAATTCCTCGCAAAGGTGGTCCTGGCATTACTAAATCTGATTTGTTGGTAATTAATAAAACTGATTTAGCTCCCTATGTTGGTGCAGATTTAAGTGTAATGGAAAGGGATGCCAAAAAAATGCGCGGTGATAAACCCTTTATTTTTACAAATTTAAAAACAAAAACAGGTTTAGCAGATGTAATTGAATTCGTGACTAAAAATATTTGTTAG
- a CDS encoding pentapeptide repeat-containing protein has product MQNHADKQEKVLSQIIERNVEGRDFSGCDLSGIDLRGIDLSRINFRGADLRSANLSGAILIGANLREANLQQVNFCDANLSQADLTQANLCKACLCRVQLNGSKLWAASLCNADLREADLSAAQIIEASLVEANLVRANLTEAKLCGSVLVEANFNQANLTSADLKWANLMAANFSEANLENANFKNAKFYETIMPDGTIRVDLRR; this is encoded by the coding sequence ATGCAAAACCATGCTGACAAGCAAGAGAAAGTTTTAAGTCAAATCATAGAGAGAAATGTTGAAGGTAGAGACTTTAGTGGATGTGACTTAAGTGGCATTGATCTTAGAGGAATTGATTTAAGTAGAATAAATTTTAGAGGAGCAGATTTACGTAGCGCAAATTTGAGTGGGGCGATACTTATTGGTGCAAATCTTAGAGAAGCAAATTTACAACAAGTAAATTTCTGTGATGCTAATTTAAGTCAAGCTGATTTAACCCAAGCAAATTTGTGTAAAGCTTGTTTGTGTCGAGTACAACTAAATGGTAGTAAATTGTGGGCTGCTTCTCTATGTAATGCTGATTTAAGGGAAGCTGACTTAAGTGCAGCCCAAATAATTGAAGCGTCGCTGGTTGAAGCTAATTTAGTCAGAGCAAATCTTACTGAAGCAAAGTTATGTGGATCTGTTTTAGTAGAAGCTAATTTTAATCAAGCTAACTTAACAAGTGCAGATCTAAAATGGGCTAATCTCATGGCTGCAAACTTCAGCGAAGCTAATCTAGAAAATGCCAATTTTAAGAATGCAAAATTTTATGAAACAATTATGCCTGACGGTACAATTCGAGTAGATCTTAGGAGATAA
- a CDS encoding ABC transporter permease, whose translation MNFGRLYVIATNVFREVVRDRILFMIGFYIIILATAIYFLPEFAAATEDKMFLDFSLAAMNLLGLIVAVFVGTGLINKEIEKRTVLVLIAKPISRAELIVGKYLGLLSLLAVLITAMTVIILVFLQLGKVPYSIASILISAFFLFLQLSLITAVAITLGVFTSSLLATVLTFAVYLMGNITQDILQLGRLGRKHGIETLTQALYLILPDLSRLDVKNDAIYGLAALPNLSTLISNVGYGLLYSLMLLAIAILIFSQREF comes from the coding sequence ATGAATTTTGGCAGACTTTACGTAATTGCAACAAATGTATTTCGAGAAGTGGTGCGCGATCGCATCTTATTTATGATTGGCTTTTATATCATCATCCTTGCCACTGCTATCTACTTTCTCCCTGAATTTGCTGCTGCTACAGAAGACAAAATGTTTCTAGATTTTTCTCTGGCGGCGATGAATCTTCTTGGTTTGATTGTAGCAGTATTTGTTGGTACAGGATTAATTAATAAGGAAATTGAGAAACGTACTGTTTTAGTGTTAATTGCTAAACCTATCAGTCGTGCTGAGTTGATCGTTGGTAAATATTTGGGCTTGTTGTCATTGCTAGCAGTTCTGATTACTGCTATGACAGTGATCATTCTTGTGTTTTTGCAATTAGGCAAAGTTCCTTATTCAATAGCTAGTATTCTAATTTCTGCATTTTTTCTATTTTTGCAGTTGTCTTTAATAACGGCTGTAGCTATTACTTTGGGTGTGTTTACTAGTTCACTGTTAGCAACTGTTTTGACCTTTGCTGTGTATTTAATGGGTAATATAACTCAAGACATACTACAACTTGGTCGTCTTGGTCGTAAACATGGAATTGAAACTTTGACTCAAGCTTTGTATCTTATATTGCCAGATTTATCTAGATTAGATGTGAAAAATGATGCTATTTATGGTCTGGCTGCATTACCTAATTTAAGTACACTCATTAGTAATGTTGGTTATGGCTTATTGTACAGCTTGATGTTGTTAGCGATCGCTATCCTCATTTTTTCACAACGGGAGTTTTAG
- the fraD gene encoding septal junction protein FraD: protein MELIRDLFALFGFIGEIYDNIKDFFIPKRAFAWQTLVYLSIFSWLMSSLSTGFVKSAIAFCGWALLIAGTAWYTTENPVLIPGTNMPIGALVTGFLVSAFAFREPGQEITARTIVFWPTISALITAIPEFFEGTGTEFSTQVPKIEDRQKIIILVGSCMVISCWLQLGFVVNKWLQEFPSLQTDNFRRSFVVRTEPQISKTPRNGVLILNKLEPIVKEQIANRPWSEVEQWLKTANNRVNSLGREVIDASLREFDEKSLWRTEARISSLDQKNPDIYKLDLLSIWSGPSSTGNEYYLRKSCRVEPINASRRPGEVLRVADIECGRSSNRIMGSPPAL, encoded by the coding sequence ATGGAACTAATTAGAGATTTATTTGCTTTATTTGGGTTTATTGGAGAAATTTACGACAATATAAAAGATTTTTTTATTCCCAAAAGGGCTTTTGCTTGGCAAACATTAGTATATTTAAGTATTTTTTCTTGGTTGATGTCCTCCCTATCTACAGGTTTTGTCAAATCTGCGATCGCCTTTTGTGGCTGGGCATTATTGATAGCAGGGACTGCTTGGTATACAACTGAAAATCCTGTACTTATTCCTGGTACGAATATGCCTATTGGGGCGCTAGTAACTGGATTTTTAGTGAGTGCTTTTGCTTTTAGGGAACCAGGACAAGAAATTACAGCCAGAACAATTGTTTTCTGGCCAACAATTTCAGCACTCATCACAGCGATTCCAGAATTTTTTGAGGGAACAGGGACGGAGTTCAGTACTCAGGTTCCTAAGATAGAAGACCGCCAAAAAATTATTATTCTGGTTGGCAGTTGTATGGTAATTAGTTGTTGGCTACAACTTGGATTTGTAGTAAATAAATGGTTACAAGAATTCCCTAGTTTACAGACAGACAACTTTAGGCGGTCTTTTGTGGTGAGAACAGAACCACAAATTAGTAAAACTCCCAGAAATGGTGTTTTAATTTTGAATAAACTTGAGCCAATCGTGAAAGAGCAAATAGCTAACAGACCTTGGTCAGAAGTAGAACAGTGGTTAAAGACTGCAAATAACAGAGTCAATAGTTTAGGTAGGGAAGTAATAGACGCAAGCTTACGTGAATTTGATGAAAAGTCTTTATGGCGAACGGAAGCGCGTATATCTAGCCTTGATCAAAAAAATCCTGACATATATAAATTGGATTTACTGAGTATCTGGAGTGGGCCTAGTTCCACTGGAAATGAGTATTACTTGAGAAAGTCTTGTCGGGTAGAACCGATTAACGCTTCTAGAAGACCAGGGGAAGTCTTGAGAGTTGCAGATATTGAATGCGGTCGCAGTAGCAATAGGATTATGGGTTCACCACCTGCACTGTGA